The following proteins are co-located in the Microbacterium sp. Clip185 genome:
- a CDS encoding HAD family hydrolase, which yields MTDLPDLSSYDAVLFDLDGVLTPTAEVHMHAWQTMFEELFAAWGITPPYTEQDYFLHLDGKKRYDGVASLLRSRDVEVPWGEPDDDPSEDTVCGIGNRKNEVFARVLRSEGIAPYPGSLALVDRLREKGVPVAVVSSSKNAEEVLAAAGIRDRFAVVMDGVVAERENLASKPAPDVFLGGARMLGVDPARSAAVEDALSGAESAQAAGFSLVVGVDRGVGAEALRAAGADVVVDDLAAFVD from the coding sequence GTGACCGACCTGCCCGATCTGTCGTCGTACGACGCGGTGCTGTTCGACCTCGACGGGGTGCTCACCCCGACCGCCGAGGTGCACATGCACGCCTGGCAGACGATGTTCGAGGAGCTCTTCGCGGCGTGGGGCATCACGCCGCCCTACACGGAGCAGGACTACTTCCTGCACCTGGACGGCAAGAAGCGCTACGACGGTGTCGCGAGCCTGCTGCGCTCGCGCGACGTCGAGGTTCCGTGGGGTGAGCCCGACGACGATCCGAGCGAGGACACCGTCTGCGGCATCGGCAACCGGAAGAACGAGGTCTTCGCACGGGTCCTGCGCAGCGAGGGGATCGCACCGTACCCCGGCTCACTCGCGCTGGTCGACCGGCTTCGCGAGAAGGGCGTTCCCGTCGCCGTCGTCTCCAGCTCGAAGAACGCCGAAGAGGTGCTCGCCGCCGCCGGCATCCGTGACCGATTCGCCGTCGTCATGGACGGCGTCGTCGCCGAACGCGAGAACCTCGCATCCAAGCCCGCGCCCGACGTGTTCCTCGGCGGCGCGCGGATGCTGGGCGTCGATCCCGCCCGTAGCGCCGCCGTCGAAGACGCGCTGAGCGGCGCCGAATCCGCACAGGCCGCCGGCTTCTCGCTCGTGGTCGGCGTCGATCGCGGCGTCGGCGCCGAAGCGCTGCGCGCCGCCGGTGCGGATGTGGTCGTCGACGACCTCGCCGCCTTCGTAGACTGA
- a CDS encoding acetate/propionate family kinase — MSVVLVINSGSSSFKYQLLDVETETALASGLVERIGEGMGAASHKVHFTGAGAAAVDATYTQELPIPDHAVGFQVMLDAFAEHGPSLTENAPVAVGHRVVQGGARFFQPTLITDLVEINIDELSVLAPLHNPGAVQGIRAARAAFGDLPHVAVFDTAFHQTLPPAAYTYAIDRAIARKHRIRRYGFHGTSHKFVSESVAEYLGRPLRSLKQIVLHLGNGASITAIDGGHSVETSMGLTPLEGLVMGTRSGDLDPSILLVLARREEMSPAELDAFLNKSSGMLGLAGVSDMRDIEDRREAGDGPASLAFDVYIHRLRAYIGSYIAQLGGVDVISFTAGVGENSPLIRAAALETLGFLGIELDAAANEERRKGIRTISTPASSVAVLVVPTNEELEIARQALAVARVA, encoded by the coding sequence GTGAGCGTCGTTCTCGTCATCAACAGTGGCTCGTCCTCGTTCAAGTACCAGCTGCTGGACGTCGAGACCGAGACGGCGCTGGCGTCAGGGCTCGTCGAGCGCATCGGCGAGGGAATGGGAGCGGCCAGTCACAAGGTGCACTTCACAGGTGCGGGAGCGGCGGCGGTCGATGCGACCTACACGCAGGAGCTGCCGATCCCCGACCACGCCGTCGGCTTCCAGGTGATGCTCGACGCCTTCGCCGAGCACGGTCCGTCGCTGACCGAGAACGCACCGGTCGCCGTCGGACACCGCGTGGTCCAGGGCGGCGCGCGGTTCTTCCAGCCCACGCTCATCACCGACCTCGTCGAGATCAACATCGATGAGCTCTCGGTGCTCGCGCCGCTGCACAACCCCGGCGCCGTGCAGGGCATCCGTGCGGCACGGGCGGCCTTCGGCGACCTGCCCCACGTCGCCGTCTTCGACACGGCCTTCCACCAGACCCTGCCGCCGGCTGCCTACACGTACGCCATCGATCGCGCCATCGCCCGCAAGCACCGCATCCGCCGGTACGGGTTCCACGGCACGAGCCACAAGTTCGTCTCGGAGTCCGTCGCCGAGTACCTCGGCCGGCCGCTGCGCAGTCTCAAGCAGATCGTGCTCCACCTCGGCAACGGCGCGTCCATCACCGCCATCGACGGCGGCCATTCGGTCGAGACCTCGATGGGGCTCACCCCGCTCGAGGGGCTGGTGATGGGCACCCGCTCGGGCGATCTGGACCCGTCGATCCTGCTCGTGCTGGCGCGACGCGAAGAGATGTCCCCGGCTGAGCTCGACGCGTTCCTGAACAAGAGCAGCGGGATGCTGGGACTCGCCGGGGTGTCGGACATGCGCGACATCGAGGACCGCCGCGAGGCCGGTGACGGTCCCGCATCGCTCGCCTTCGACGTGTACATCCATCGTCTGCGCGCGTACATCGGTTCCTACATCGCCCAGCTGGGCGGCGTCGACGTGATCTCGTTCACGGCGGGCGTCGGCGAGAACTCGCCCCTCATCCGTGCCGCGGCCCTGGAGACGCTCGGTTTCCTCGGCATCGAGCTGGATGCGGCCGCCAACGAGGAGCGACGCAAGGGCATCCGGACGATCTCCACCCCGGCCTCGTCGGTCGCCGTGCTCGTGGTGCCCACCAACGAAGAGCTGGAGATCGCGCGGCAGGCGCTGGCCGTCGCCCGCGTCGCCTGA
- the pta gene encoding phosphate acetyltransferase, whose protein sequence is MAQSILITSAEGHSGKSTIALGVLEALSHATARVGVFRPIARSTTERDYVLEMLLDHDGVDLAYDDCIGVGYDDMHADPDAALARIVERYKTVEAQCDAVVILGSDYTDVGSPAELGYNARIAANLGAPVLLVVGGRAQQGQAEQLGASDPRTPADIAQIAKLSVGELRQARAELFAVVATRVDPGVLDETIEAVRDIVPAGVEVPVWALPEDRFLVAPTVRGVMRSVDGTLVKGDEELLTREVLGVIVAAMSPANVLPRLSDGAVVVIPADRTEVLLATLLAHASGTFPSLSAIVLNGPFPLPADIDRLIDGLGSRLPIIATDRDTYDTSVRIMNTRGRLAADSQRSYDTALSLFERHVDGAELTRLLGLAKPTVVTPLMFEYGLVERARANRRRIVLPEGDDDRVLRAAATVLARGIADLIILGEEIEVRSRALELGIDIAAAQVISPFDPVLVQKFAEEYTRLREHKGMTMARAADTVTDVSYFGTLMVHLGLADGMVSGAAHTTAHTIRPAFEIIKTRPGVGVVSSVFLMALADRVLVYGDCAVIPDPTAPQLADIAVSSAETADRFGIEPRVAMLSYSTGESGSGADVEKVREATVIVRERAPELPVEGPIQYDAAADAAVASKKMPGSPVAGRATVFVFPDLNTGNNTYKAVQRSAGAIAIGPVLQGLNKPINDLSRGALVDDIVNTIAITAIQAQGDEPASEGKA, encoded by the coding sequence GTGGCTCAGAGCATCCTCATCACGTCCGCGGAAGGTCATTCGGGAAAGTCCACGATCGCATTGGGAGTGCTCGAAGCGCTCAGCCATGCGACCGCGCGCGTGGGCGTCTTCCGCCCCATCGCTCGTTCGACGACCGAGCGCGACTACGTGCTCGAGATGCTGCTCGACCACGACGGCGTCGACCTCGCCTACGACGACTGCATCGGCGTGGGCTACGACGACATGCACGCCGACCCGGATGCGGCACTCGCGCGCATCGTGGAGCGGTACAAGACCGTCGAAGCGCAGTGCGACGCAGTCGTCATCCTCGGCAGCGACTACACGGATGTGGGCAGCCCCGCCGAGCTCGGATACAACGCCCGCATCGCCGCGAACCTCGGCGCGCCCGTGCTCCTGGTCGTGGGCGGCCGCGCCCAGCAGGGCCAGGCCGAGCAGCTGGGGGCGAGCGATCCCCGCACGCCCGCAGACATCGCCCAGATCGCGAAGCTCTCGGTCGGCGAGCTGCGCCAGGCCCGCGCGGAGCTCTTCGCGGTCGTCGCCACCCGGGTCGACCCGGGAGTGCTGGACGAGACGATCGAGGCCGTCCGCGACATCGTCCCCGCCGGAGTCGAGGTGCCCGTCTGGGCGCTTCCGGAAGACCGCTTCCTCGTGGCGCCCACCGTGCGCGGCGTCATGCGCTCGGTCGACGGGACGCTCGTCAAGGGCGACGAGGAGCTGCTGACGCGTGAGGTGCTCGGCGTGATCGTCGCCGCCATGAGTCCCGCCAATGTGCTCCCACGCCTCAGCGACGGTGCCGTCGTGGTGATCCCCGCCGACCGCACCGAGGTGCTGCTCGCGACCCTGCTCGCGCACGCCTCCGGCACGTTCCCGTCACTGTCGGCCATCGTCCTCAACGGCCCGTTCCCGCTTCCGGCCGACATCGACCGTCTGATCGACGGCCTCGGGTCGCGTCTGCCCATCATCGCGACCGACCGCGACACCTACGACACCTCCGTGCGCATCATGAACACGCGCGGTCGCCTGGCCGCCGACTCGCAGCGCTCCTACGACACCGCCCTCTCGCTCTTCGAGCGGCACGTCGACGGCGCCGAGCTGACGCGTCTGCTGGGACTTGCCAAGCCCACCGTCGTCACGCCCCTCATGTTCGAGTACGGCCTCGTCGAGCGCGCCCGAGCGAACCGCCGCCGCATCGTGCTGCCGGAGGGCGACGACGATCGCGTGCTCCGCGCGGCCGCCACAGTGCTCGCCCGCGGCATCGCGGACCTCATCATCCTGGGCGAGGAGATCGAGGTGCGCTCGCGCGCTCTGGAGCTCGGTATCGACATCGCCGCGGCCCAGGTCATCAGTCCGTTCGACCCCGTCCTCGTGCAGAAGTTCGCCGAGGAGTACACGCGCCTTCGCGAGCACAAGGGCATGACGATGGCGCGCGCCGCCGACACCGTCACCGACGTCTCCTACTTCGGCACGCTCATGGTGCACCTCGGTCTCGCCGACGGCATGGTCTCGGGCGCCGCGCACACCACGGCCCACACCATCCGGCCGGCCTTCGAGATCATCAAGACGCGTCCGGGCGTCGGCGTCGTCTCCAGCGTGTTCCTCATGGCGCTCGCCGACCGTGTGCTGGTCTACGGCGACTGCGCCGTCATCCCCGACCCGACGGCGCCGCAGCTGGCCGACATCGCGGTCTCCTCCGCGGAGACCGCCGACCGCTTCGGCATCGAGCCGCGCGTCGCGATGCTGTCCTACTCGACCGGGGAATCGGGGTCGGGAGCGGATGTGGAGAAGGTGCGCGAAGCGACCGTCATCGTGCGCGAGCGGGCCCCGGAGCTTCCCGTCGAGGGTCCCATCCAGTACGACGCGGCCGCCGACGCCGCCGTCGCCTCGAAGAAGATGCCCGGCTCGCCCGTCGCGGGCCGCGCCACGGTCTTCGTCTTCCCCGACCTCAACACCGGCAACAACACCTACAAGGCCGTGCAGCGCTCGGCCGGGGCGATCGCGATCGGCCCCGTCCTGCAGGGTCTGAACAAGCCGATCAACGACCTGTCGCGCGGCGCGCTGGTCGACGACATCGTCAACACCATCGCGATCACCGCGATCCAGGCTCAGGGCGATGAGCCCGCATCCGAAGGGAAGGCATGA
- a CDS encoding CoA transferase: MQPETERDDLRRILDVRGDVQVSGAAGLDGALPVSTLATMAMSALASTVDALLRSAGLTPGAEVRVDRTLVDAWLGRHIRPAQGTFPSPWDPFSGAFDTGDGSWIRTHANAPHHRRALLTALALPDAQSVEELSAAIAERGAEELESAIVAAGGAAAAFRTRAEWMRSAPGSAVAGEPLIARTDTSTARAVSSWHPEPARPLAGLRVLDLTRVIAGPAATQVLAGLGAEVLRVDPDTWDEPAVLPYVMGGKRSTRLDASTPAGRRALADLLAEADVLVHGYRAGAIDHLGLGEGERQRLRPGLVEVGVRAYGWSGPWAGRRGFDSLVQFSTGVADIGMRHADAAAPVSLPVQALDWTTGYLAAAAAIAGLTRRQIAGRGSTWRLSLARTAHALTMLAAEAPASDPDPASDPDPASALGAGERIETPDGALLLAPPPFRVGEATLRFDHVATRLGGDAPAWL, encoded by the coding sequence GTGCAGCCGGAGACCGAGCGGGACGACCTCCGCCGCATCCTCGACGTCAGAGGCGACGTCCAGGTGAGCGGGGCGGCCGGTCTCGACGGTGCTCTGCCGGTCTCGACCCTGGCCACCATGGCCATGAGCGCACTTGCCTCCACCGTCGACGCTCTGCTTCGGAGCGCAGGTCTCACGCCCGGCGCCGAGGTGCGGGTAGACCGGACCCTCGTCGACGCGTGGCTCGGCCGCCACATCCGCCCCGCGCAGGGGACCTTCCCCTCGCCGTGGGATCCCTTCTCCGGCGCGTTCGACACGGGCGACGGCTCATGGATCCGTACGCACGCCAACGCGCCGCATCACCGGAGGGCTCTGCTTACCGCACTGGCGCTGCCCGATGCGCAGTCCGTCGAAGAGCTGTCCGCCGCGATCGCCGAACGCGGTGCGGAGGAGCTCGAGTCCGCGATCGTCGCGGCGGGCGGCGCAGCGGCGGCGTTTCGCACCCGGGCGGAGTGGATGCGATCCGCGCCAGGCTCCGCCGTCGCGGGGGAGCCGCTCATCGCGCGCACCGACACGAGCACGGCACGTGCGGTCTCGTCCTGGCATCCTGAGCCGGCGAGGCCGCTCGCGGGGCTCCGCGTGCTCGATCTGACCCGCGTCATCGCCGGACCCGCCGCCACGCAGGTGCTCGCGGGCCTCGGAGCCGAGGTGCTGCGCGTCGACCCCGACACCTGGGACGAGCCCGCCGTGCTCCCGTATGTCATGGGCGGCAAGCGCTCCACTCGCCTGGACGCGAGCACACCCGCCGGGCGGCGTGCGCTCGCCGACCTGCTGGCGGAGGCCGACGTCCTCGTTCACGGCTACCGCGCGGGGGCCATCGACCACCTGGGGCTGGGTGAGGGTGAACGGCAACGCCTGCGCCCCGGACTCGTCGAGGTCGGCGTACGGGCGTACGGCTGGAGCGGCCCCTGGGCCGGCCGTCGCGGATTCGACTCGCTCGTGCAGTTCTCGACCGGCGTCGCCGACATCGGCATGCGGCATGCGGATGCGGCGGCCCCCGTCTCGCTGCCCGTGCAGGCCCTCGACTGGACGACGGGATACCTCGCGGCGGCGGCGGCCATCGCAGGGCTCACGCGCCGCCAGATCGCGGGGCGCGGCAGCACGTGGCGGCTGTCCCTCGCCCGCACCGCTCACGCGCTCACCATGCTGGCGGCCGAAGCGCCCGCATCCGATCCCGATCCCGCATCCGATCCCGATCCCGCTTCCGCGCTCGGCGCGGGGGAGCGCATCGAGACTCCCGACGGTGCGCTCCTGCTCGCGCCGCCGCCCTTCCGGGTGGGGGAGGCGACCCTGCGCTTCGACCACGTGGCGACCCGCCTCGGCGGCGACGCGCCCGCCTGGCTCTGA
- a CDS encoding AAA family ATPase, protein MTDTARVLTDEVDSAMDAERFTRLTRAIGKTVATVIDGKPDAVRSALVALLAEGHLLIEDVPGVGKTMLARALAASVDATVRRIQFTPDLLPGDVTGVSVFDPVAREFEFKRGAVFANIVIADEINRSSPKTQSALLEAMEERQVTVDGEAHHLPDPFLVVATQNPLDMEGTYALPEAQRDRFMMRISMGYPDAAAEALMLRQRETENPLSHIRPVVHADQVLELIAWARRIHVAPAIEEYAVALAQATRAHPEVRLGASPRATLQLVRAAKVWAALEGRAFVIPDDIAALVVPVFAHRLIATRSSSTRGADSHSVPKILERIIDSVRVPLAARA, encoded by the coding sequence ATGACCGATACCGCACGAGTCCTCACCGACGAGGTCGATTCCGCGATGGACGCCGAGCGCTTCACCCGCTTGACGCGCGCGATCGGCAAGACCGTCGCCACCGTCATCGACGGCAAGCCGGATGCGGTGCGCAGCGCCCTCGTCGCCCTCCTCGCGGAGGGGCACCTGCTCATCGAGGACGTTCCCGGCGTCGGCAAGACGATGCTCGCGCGCGCACTGGCGGCATCCGTGGATGCGACCGTGCGCCGCATCCAGTTCACACCGGACCTCCTTCCCGGCGACGTGACGGGCGTGTCGGTGTTCGACCCGGTGGCCCGCGAGTTCGAGTTCAAGCGCGGCGCCGTGTTCGCGAACATCGTCATCGCCGACGAGATCAACCGCTCCTCCCCCAAGACGCAGTCGGCCCTCCTGGAGGCGATGGAGGAGCGTCAGGTGACGGTCGACGGCGAGGCGCACCACCTCCCGGATCCGTTCCTCGTGGTCGCGACCCAGAACCCTCTCGACATGGAGGGCACGTACGCACTCCCCGAAGCCCAGCGCGACCGCTTCATGATGCGCATCTCGATGGGGTACCCGGATGCGGCCGCCGAGGCCCTCATGCTCCGCCAGCGCGAGACCGAGAACCCGCTCTCCCACATCCGCCCCGTCGTGCACGCCGATCAGGTGCTGGAGCTCATCGCCTGGGCCCGGCGCATCCACGTCGCGCCTGCCATCGAGGAGTACGCCGTCGCACTGGCCCAGGCCACGCGCGCCCACCCGGAGGTGCGCCTCGGTGCGAGCCCCCGGGCCACCCTCCAGCTGGTGCGGGCCGCGAAGGTCTGGGCAGCCCTCGAGGGACGCGCGTTCGTGATCCCCGACGACATCGCGGCACTCGTCGTGCCCGTCTTCGCGCACCGGCTCATCGCGACGCGCTCCTCCAGCACCCGCGGTGCGGATTCGCACTCGGTGCCGAAGATCCTGGAGCGGATCATCGACAGCGTCCGCGTTCCCCTCGCCGCGCGCGCCTGA
- a CDS encoding DUF58 domain-containing protein, whose protein sequence is MRRSWPLTARGTGAVVLALACFAAANQLGLVELVFVGLLLVSLVVAALVAVFAARGRADVTRTVVPAVPDAGDEVEVTVRVGARTALPTSGGRWRDTMPEGIEGGGPGTFPAVSSGFSRDDREVVVGYRARVLRRGIHWIGPFEVSSLDPFGIARRTVAQGDLTRLVVTPAVEELVSLAGVAGASGGTLSRATNRLGQGTDDVIARPWAPGDSMRRIHWRASAHRDELMVRQEEQESSPEATIVFDRASGRFSPEATEATGSDSAFEAAVGAVASALARLVADGYTVALVEPDGVPLCDHVEPADAPALEAAMLMLATVQARLDDRLGALSGLFAGETTGPLVLVTGALSQTDAAMLATVGHHSAFPVLLSTAPAPGAFDAASGWTAAVLGRDVADAWRDAVSERLPHAG, encoded by the coding sequence ATGAGACGCAGCTGGCCGCTGACGGCGCGCGGCACCGGTGCCGTCGTCCTCGCGCTCGCCTGCTTCGCCGCCGCGAACCAGTTGGGACTCGTCGAGCTGGTCTTCGTGGGGTTGCTCCTCGTGTCGCTCGTCGTCGCGGCGCTGGTGGCCGTGTTCGCCGCACGCGGCCGCGCCGACGTCACCCGCACCGTCGTGCCCGCCGTCCCGGATGCGGGCGATGAGGTCGAGGTGACGGTGCGAGTCGGGGCGCGGACGGCGCTTCCCACCTCCGGCGGCCGCTGGCGCGACACGATGCCGGAAGGCATCGAAGGCGGTGGTCCCGGCACCTTCCCCGCCGTCTCGTCCGGATTCAGCCGCGATGACCGAGAGGTCGTCGTGGGCTATCGGGCGCGGGTGCTGCGTCGCGGGATCCACTGGATCGGGCCTTTCGAGGTGAGCTCGCTCGACCCGTTCGGCATCGCCCGTCGCACGGTCGCCCAGGGCGATCTCACCCGCCTCGTCGTCACGCCCGCGGTCGAAGAGCTCGTCTCCCTGGCGGGCGTGGCGGGCGCCTCCGGCGGCACCCTCTCGCGCGCGACGAACCGATTGGGGCAGGGCACCGACGACGTGATCGCCCGCCCGTGGGCCCCCGGCGACTCCATGCGCCGCATCCATTGGCGCGCGTCCGCCCACCGCGACGAGCTCATGGTGCGCCAGGAGGAACAGGAGAGCTCCCCGGAGGCGACCATCGTCTTCGATCGCGCCTCGGGACGCTTCTCCCCCGAGGCGACGGAGGCCACCGGCTCAGACTCCGCTTTCGAAGCGGCCGTGGGCGCTGTCGCCTCGGCGCTGGCACGACTGGTCGCCGACGGGTACACCGTCGCGCTCGTCGAGCCCGACGGCGTTCCGCTGTGCGACCACGTGGAGCCCGCGGATGCGCCCGCACTCGAGGCGGCGATGCTGATGCTCGCGACGGTGCAGGCCCGGCTCGACGACCGCCTCGGGGCGCTCTCCGGCCTGTTCGCGGGCGAGACGACGGGGCCGCTCGTGCTCGTCACCGGGGCGCTGTCGCAGACTGATGCGGCGATGCTCGCCACCGTGGGCCACCACAGTGCGTTCCCCGTGCTGCTCAGTACCGCTCCCGCGCCGGGCGCGTTCGACGCGGCGAGCGGCTGGACGGCGGCCGTGCTCGGCCGCGACGTCGCCGACGCGTGGCGCGACGCGGTCTCGGAGAGGCTCCCTCATGCCGGCTGA
- a CDS encoding transglutaminase family protein — protein sequence MPAEKTTRAQGQAALAVGVFVALVATTLPVMRVIAPDAWVVAGLGLAAVILALGAVLRRVGVAGLAVTGIDIVVWVLALTLLYLRDSAWGGLVPSPASFDAVGALISSAVQEMAVGAAPLTATPALSFFVVAAIGALAIVLDHVVITTRMPLLAAIALVAVAVVPTIAVPAPMDVFAFVLLAAGILFLLATDTRTRRGRTGPRGAPAAASAALIAVASIAVAVIVTPLLPAPDGDAVVSGAGSSGINPTLRLGDDLRRPNPVEVLRVRSSESRAPYLRAVTLSSFAGEVWRPDERDATPVGEGPGFGPVRTDPDIPRVSADTKIDIVKLNTPYLPIPFPATAIGGLTGDWGIVADNRTVVSEDGDSRGQSYEVITETPTPTLEQIRAATSRGADVDPELREIPDDTPANVSELARAVTADTSNDYDAAIALQRWFRSSAFTYSLDAPVQEGFDGAGVDAIGQFLEVRSGYCVHFASAFAAMTRSLGMPTRIVIGYLPGMATSDRVDGELVYSVTSDLLHSWPEVYFEGIGWVPFEPTNSLGVPTVFSSGVGTSPDQIDSASPAPTSAATPTTAATERPDTPDSPQAGTVNGSAGTGAIVPAVWVTVAAVLLLTAPALAHALRRRRRLILAARGDAGAAWLFVEEAAIDVGLPVPGSASPRALAERLVAAGAPTEDLRLLVDAIERASYAPVSATPIDDDSGLAVAASRVRRGLMDAATGPRRILAVVAPRSLVIRPGTTAAGAGWHERARTPL from the coding sequence ATGCCGGCTGAGAAGACCACGCGCGCTCAGGGGCAGGCGGCACTCGCCGTCGGCGTCTTCGTGGCGCTCGTGGCGACGACGCTTCCCGTGATGCGGGTCATCGCACCCGACGCCTGGGTCGTGGCGGGGCTCGGGCTCGCAGCGGTCATCCTGGCCCTCGGCGCGGTGCTGCGCCGGGTCGGTGTCGCGGGGCTCGCGGTCACCGGCATCGACATCGTCGTCTGGGTGCTCGCGCTGACCCTCCTCTATCTGCGCGACAGCGCCTGGGGCGGGCTCGTGCCCTCCCCAGCCTCGTTCGATGCGGTGGGCGCGCTCATCTCGTCGGCGGTGCAGGAGATGGCGGTGGGAGCGGCACCGTTGACCGCCACGCCCGCGCTCTCGTTCTTCGTGGTCGCGGCGATCGGTGCGCTCGCCATCGTCCTCGACCACGTCGTCATCACGACACGGATGCCGCTGCTCGCGGCCATCGCCCTGGTCGCCGTCGCGGTCGTCCCGACGATCGCGGTGCCGGCGCCGATGGATGTGTTCGCCTTCGTGCTGCTGGCGGCCGGCATCCTCTTCCTGCTCGCGACCGACACCCGCACGCGCCGCGGCAGGACTGGTCCACGCGGCGCGCCCGCCGCCGCGTCGGCCGCGCTGATCGCTGTCGCCTCCATCGCCGTGGCGGTGATCGTCACGCCACTGCTGCCCGCCCCCGACGGCGACGCCGTGGTCAGCGGCGCCGGAAGCAGCGGCATCAACCCCACGCTGCGCCTCGGCGACGACTTGCGCCGGCCGAACCCTGTCGAGGTGTTGCGGGTACGTTCATCGGAGTCCCGAGCGCCCTACCTGCGGGCCGTGACGCTGTCGAGTTTCGCGGGCGAGGTCTGGCGGCCCGACGAGCGGGACGCGACGCCGGTGGGCGAAGGCCCCGGTTTCGGTCCGGTGCGCACCGACCCCGACATCCCCCGCGTCAGCGCCGACACGAAGATCGACATCGTGAAGCTGAACACCCCCTACCTGCCCATTCCCTTCCCCGCGACGGCGATCGGCGGGCTCACGGGCGACTGGGGAATCGTGGCCGACAACCGCACGGTCGTCAGCGAAGACGGCGACTCACGCGGTCAGAGCTACGAGGTCATCACAGAGACCCCGACTCCCACGCTGGAGCAGATCCGCGCCGCGACGTCGCGCGGGGCGGATGTCGATCCGGAACTGCGCGAGATCCCCGACGACACTCCCGCGAACGTCTCCGAGCTCGCCCGGGCCGTCACCGCCGACACGAGCAACGACTACGACGCCGCCATTGCCCTGCAGCGATGGTTCCGCTCGAGCGCGTTCACCTACTCGCTGGATGCACCCGTCCAGGAGGGATTCGATGGGGCGGGCGTCGACGCGATCGGACAGTTCCTCGAGGTGCGCAGCGGATACTGCGTGCACTTCGCCTCTGCCTTCGCCGCCATGACGAGGTCGCTGGGGATGCCGACGCGCATCGTGATCGGCTACCTGCCCGGCATGGCCACGAGCGACCGGGTCGACGGTGAGCTCGTGTACTCCGTCACGAGCGACCTGCTGCACTCCTGGCCCGAGGTCTACTTCGAGGGAATCGGGTGGGTGCCGTTCGAGCCGACCAACAGCCTGGGCGTGCCCACCGTCTTCTCCAGCGGCGTGGGAACCTCTCCGGATCAGATCGACTCGGCATCCCCCGCACCCACCTCCGCAGCGACACCCACAACCGCCGCGACCGAGCGCCCGGACACTCCGGACAGCCCCCAGGCGGGGACCGTCAACGGCAGCGCCGGAACCGGCGCGATCGTTCCCGCCGTGTGGGTCACGGTGGCCGCGGTCCTGCTGCTCACCGCGCCTGCGCTGGCGCATGCGCTGCGTCGTCGCCGGCGCCTGATCCTCGCCGCGCGGGGAGACGCGGGCGCCGCCTGGCTGTTCGTGGAAGAAGCAGCGATCGATGTCGGCCTGCCGGTGCCGGGGAGCGCGTCGCCGCGCGCGCTGGCGGAACGCCTTGTCGCGGCAGGGGCCCCGACAGAGGATCTGCGGTTGCTCGTGGACGCCATCGAGCGCGCCAGCTACGCGCCCGTGTCCGCGACGCCGATCGATGACGACAGCGGCCTCGCCGTGGCGGCGTCGCGCGTGCGTCGGGGGCTGATGGATGCCGCGACCGGACCGCGCCGCATCCTCGCCGTCGTCGCGCCGCGCTCTCTCGTCATCCGCCCCGGCACGACCGCGGCCGGTGCGGGCTGGCACGAGCGAGCCCGCACACCGCTCTAG
- a CDS encoding arsenate reductase ArsC, which translates to MTDSTKPAVLFVCVHNAGRSQMAAGYLRALAGDRIDVFSAGSEPGNAVNPAAVAVMAEEGIDLSGATPQILTTDAVRQADVVITMGCGDACPIFPGKRYEDWQLTDPAGQPVDVVREVRDDIKGRVEKLIASLG; encoded by the coding sequence ATGACTGACTCCACCAAGCCCGCCGTCCTCTTCGTCTGCGTGCACAACGCCGGCCGCTCGCAGATGGCTGCAGGCTACCTCCGCGCCCTCGCCGGCGACCGCATCGATGTCTTCTCAGCCGGAAGCGAACCCGGCAATGCGGTCAACCCCGCCGCCGTCGCGGTCATGGCCGAAGAGGGCATCGACCTCTCGGGTGCCACTCCGCAGATCCTCACGACCGATGCGGTCCGCCAGGCGGACGTCGTCATCACGATGGGATGCGGAGACGCCTGCCCGATCTTCCCCGGCAAGCGCTACGAAGACTGGCAGCTCACCGACCCCGCCGGCCAGCCCGTCGACGTCGTGCGTGAGGTCCGCGACGACATCAAGGGCCGCGTCGAGAAGCTCATCGCCAGCCTCGGCTAG